A window from Vigna angularis cultivar LongXiaoDou No.4 chromosome 7, ASM1680809v1, whole genome shotgun sequence encodes these proteins:
- the LOC108337806 gene encoding two-pore potassium channel 3-like, with protein sequence MLTNSVYFVFVQLGLIFFYINRHNFSASETHLVVDALYFCIVTMCTIRYGDITPNSTTAKLFSILFVLVGFGFIDILLSRMVSYVLDLQENHMLTAVKGRRGEKDGKSYIIDVEKGRMRIRLKVALALGVVVICIGVGVAVMHFVEKLGWLDSFYLSVMSVTMVGYGDHAFKTMHGRIFAAIWLLVSTLAMARAFLYLAEARADKRHRMMAKWILGQDMTVSEFLAADIDNNGFVRYGLFHFDLIKSQ encoded by the coding sequence TATATCAATCGTCATAATTTTTCAGCTTCCGAGACTCATCTTGTAGTTGATGCATTGTATTTTTGTATAGTCACAATGTGCACAATAAGATATGGTGACATCACTCCAAATAGCACAACCGCTAAACTTTTCTCTATATTGTTTGTGTTGGTGGGGTTTGGATTTATAGACATATTGCTGAGTAGGATGGTTAGCTATGTGCTTGATTTGCAGGAGAATCATATGTTGACGGCAGTGAAGGGGAGGAGGGGTGAGAAGGATGGAAAGTCTTAtataattgatgtggagaaAGGGAGGATGAGGATTCGATTGAAGGTGGCGCTGGCGTTGGGAGTTGTGGTGATTTGTATTGGGGTAGGTGTGGCGGTTATGCATTTTGTGGAGAAGCTTGGTTGGTTGGactctttttatctttcagttATGTCGGTTACTATGGTTGGGTATGGAGACCATGCTTTCAAGACCATGCATGGCAGGATCTTTGCTGCAATTTGGTTGCTCGTGTCTACTCTTGCCATGGCTCGAGCGTTCCTCTATTTGGCTGAGGCAAGAGCGGATAAGCGGCACAGGATGATGGCGAAGTGGATTCTTGGTCAGGATATGACTGTTTCTGAGTTTCTTGCAGCAGACATAGACAACAATGGCTTTGTGAGGTATGGACTGTTTCATTTCGATCTCATAAAAAGTCAGTGA
- the LOC128197968 gene encoding uncharacterized protein LOC128197968 — protein MSQETLRQMDLQWEERLNQSMRSMEQRFIVAVGRVLEGGETIHGVAILPQHVRVTIDEVRDPQAQVPVPTPEINFVGEAIGTFIAWPRALIMSHIATPQFTRPQKQPIHDTVIHEDDDMAEAEDDPISKLVTKLPRLKKASLQLYWDLRVFGLPPHVPVYITFSDALEVIEGDRMLNISIIQLWCMYMDTIVVDQGRSSMYGFVEPQTIQPSGNTLQNRQHYLQTWMDESKRDIYLVPYIDGYVFLYVVSLLL, from the exons atgagtcaggagacactgaggcagatggatcttcagtgggaggaaagactcaaccaaagcatgagatcaatggagcaacgattcattgtggctgtcggacgagtgcttgagggaggggagaccattcatggtgttgccatattaccccagcacgtgcgtgtgaccattgacgaggttcgggatccccaggctcaggtgcctgtacccactccagaaattaactttgtgggggaggccataggaacatttattgcctggcctagagcattgatcatgtcccacatcgcgactccacag ttcacacgtcctcagaagcagccaattcatgatacagtcatacatgaagatgatgacatggctgaagcagaGGATGATCCTATATCAAAGTTAGTGACAAAATTACCCAGATTGAAGAAAGCATCATTAcaactatactgggatttgagggtatttggtcttcccccacatgtgccagtttatatcacattttctgatgcattggaggtgattgagggagacaggatgttgaatatttccatcattcagttgtggtgcat gtacatggacacaatcgttgtagaccaaggtcggtcttccatgtacggatttgttgaacctcagaccattcaaccgtctggtaacacacttcaaaacagacaacattatttgcaaacatggatggatgagtccaAAAGAGacatataccttgtgccatacattgacgGGTACGTGTTTTTATATGTGgtcagtttattattatag
- the LOC108336328 gene encoding probably inactive leucine-rich repeat receptor-like protein kinase IMK2, with amino-acid sequence MGTKNLTSNKHFQNGVRNVGDAHFLRLFFLLWFIVVAVFGEERWDGVVVTQSNFLALEAFKQELVDPEGFLRSWNDSGYGACSGGWVGIKCAQGQVIVIQLPWKGLKGRITERIGQLQGLRKLSLHDNQIGGLIPSSLGVLLNLRGVQLFNNRFTGSLPPSLGSCPLLQSLDLSNNLLSGTIPISLGNATKLYWLNLSFNSFSGPIPTTLTRLTSLTYISLQHNNLSGSIPNSWGGSFRNHVFRLQNLILDYNFFSGTIPASLGNLSELTEISLSHNQLRGPIPNEIGSLYRLKTVDFSSNALNGSLPATLSNVSSLTLLNVENNHLGNQIPEALGRLHNLSVLVLSRNQFSGHIPQSIGNMSKLTQLDLSMNNLSGEIPASFEDLSGLNFFNVSHNNLSGPVPALLGHKFNSSSFVGNIQLCGYSPSTPCPSPAPFGSPKEKSENHRHKKLGTKDIILIVAGVLLVVLVTLCCILLFCLIRKRTASNAEGGQATGRASASAATTEKRVPPVAGEAEAGGGEAGGKLVHFDGPLAFTADDLLCATAEIMGKSTYGTVYKATLEDGSQAAVKRLREKITKGQKEFESEVSIIGRIRHPNLLALRAYYLGPKGEKLLVFDYMPKGSLASFLHARGPETAIDWPTRMKIAQGMARGLLYLHSNENIIHGNLTSSNVLLDEYTNAKIADFGLSRLMTTAANSNVIATAGALGYRAPELSKLKKANTKTDVYSLGVILLELLTGKPPGEALNGVDLPQWVASIVKEEWTNEVFDVELMRDASTYGDEMLNTLKLALHCVDPSPSARPEVQQVLQQLEEIRPEISASSGDDGAIPSTSE; translated from the exons ATGGGGACCAAGAACCTCACCTCAAATAAGCATTTTCAAAATGGGGTGAGGAATGTGGGAGATGCTCATTTTTTGcgcttgttttttcttttgtggtTTATTGTGGTGGCAGTGTTTGGTGAAGAGCGTTGGGATGGGGTTGTTGTCACACAATCGAACTTCCTGGCACTCGAGGCATTCAAGCAAGAGTTGGTTGATCCCGAAGGCTTCCTGAGAAGCTGGAATGACAGTGGCTATGGAGCTTGTTCTGGAGGTTGGGTTGGTATCAAGTGTGCCCAGGGACAGGTTATTGTGATCCAGCTTCCATGGAAGGGGTTGAAGGGGCGTATCACCGAGAGGATTGGCCAACTTCAGGGGCTAAGAAAGCTTAGTCTCCACGATAACCAAATTGGTGGGTTGATCCCTTCATCACTGGGAGTTCTTCTCAATCTGAGAGGGGTTCAACTCTTCAACAATAGGTTCACAGGCTCCCTCCCTCCTTCTTTAGGTTCATGTCCTTTGCTTCAGTCTTTAGACCTCAGTAACAATCTGCTCAGTGGGACAATCCCGATCAGTCTTGGGAATGCCACTAAGCTTTATTGGCTTAACTTGAGCTTTAATTCCTTCTCTGGCCCAATACCAACTACCTTAACTCGCTTAACTTCTCTCACTTACATATCTCTTCAACACAACAATCTCTCGGGTTCTATTCCTAACTCGTGGGGTGGTAGCTTCAGGAACCACGTCTTTCGCCTCCAAAATCTGATCCTAGATTATAACTTCTTTAGTGGCACCATTCCTGCTTCTTTGGGCAACTTGAGTGAACTCACAGAGATTTCTCTCAGTCATAACCAGCTTAGAGGACCTATCCCAAATGAAATTGGAAGCCTTTATAGACTTAAGACGGTAGATTTTTCTAGTAATGCATTGAACGGAAGCTTGCCCGCCACTCTCTCTAATGTGTCCTCTCTCACTCTCTTGAATGTAGAGAACAACCACCTAGGTAATCAGATCCCAGAAGCCTTGGGCAGATTGCACAATCTATCTGTTCTGGTTCTGAGCAGAAACCAATTCAGTGGCCATATTCCTCAGAGTATTGGAAACATGTCAAAGCTTACACAGCTTGATTTGTCAATGAATAATCTCAGTGGAGAAATTCCAGCATCCTTTGAAGATCTGAGTGGTCTTAATTTCTTCAACGTTTCTCATAACAACCTCTCTGGTCCGGTTCCAGCCCTACTTGGGCATAAATTTAATTCAAGCTCATTTGTGGGAAATATTCAGCTATGTGGATATAGCCCTTCAACCCCATGTCCCTCGCCAGCTCCTTTTGGTTCACctaaagaaaaatcagaaaacCATCGACACAAGAAACTAGGCACCAAAGACATAATTCTCATAGTAGCAGGAGTGCTCCTTGTTGTCCTGGTAACACTTTGCTGCATTCTGCTATTCTGCCTGATCAGAAAAAGAACAGCATCGAATGCAGAGGGTGGCCAGGCCACAGGGAGAGCATCTGCATCTGCTGCCACGACAGAAAAAAGAGTCCCTCCTGTCGCAGGTGAAGCTGAAGCTGGTGGTGGTGAGGCCGGAGGTAAACTAGTCCACTTTGATGGACCATTGGCTTTTACAGCTGATGATCTCTTGTGTGCAACAGCAGAGATAATGGGAAAGAGTACGTATGGAACTGTTTACAAGGCTACATTAGAGGATGGAAGTCAAGCTGCAGTTAAACGATTGAGGGAAAAGATTACGAAAGGTCAAAAAGAATTCGAATCTGAAGTTAGTATTATAGGAAGAATTCGACACCCAAATCTTCTGGCATTGAGAGCCTATTACTTGGGACCCAAAGGAGAAAAGCTTCTAGTATTTGATTACATGCCTAAGGGAAGTCTTGCTTCTTTCCTACACG CTCGTGGGCCCGAAACAGCCATTGATTGGCCAACAAGGATGAAAATAGCGCAGGGAATGGCTCGTGGCTTGTTATACCTTCATTCcaatgaaaatattattcacGGAAACCTTACGTCCAGCAATGTGCTGCTGGATGAGTATACAAATGCTAAAATAGCTGATTTTGGCCTTTCTCGGTTGATGACAACTGCTGCTAATTCTAACGTGATTGCCACTGCTGGGGCATTGGGATACCGAGCACCTGAGCTCTCGAAGCTTAAGAAAGCCAACACAAAAACTGACGTATACAGTCTTGGTGTCATCTTGTTAGAACTCCTAACGGGGAAGCCACCTGGTGAGGCTTTGAATGGCGTGGATTTACCTCAATGGGTTGCCTCCATTGTCAAAGAGGAGTGGACAAATGAAGTTTTCGATGTAGAGTTGATGAGAGATGCTTCAACATATGGCGACGAAATGCTGAACACGTTGAAGCTTGCTTTGCACTGTGTTGATCCTTCTCCATCAGCACGACCAGAAGTCCAGCAAGTCCTTCAGCAGCTTGAAGAGATTAGACCGGAGATATCAGCCAGTTCGGGTGACGATGGAGCCATCCCTTCCACCAGTGAATGA
- the LOC108338423 gene encoding sorting nexin 2B codes for MLLRFAGTGTHSWPHHPYLIFFFKRVDSPTTPSHISFTSPSHSHSPPSSPFPHYDFESLRNLITGSSKMMSHDFNDEQHQIMHASQDDEVMESLILDDDGDDYVHRQSHRPTPPHSPNSPFNSFLDPPSYADAIFTSFDSNGHDQAIDKTPARSGCEDYLHIVVTDPQKEQDLATSLVPGSATFYTYLITTRTNFPEFGGEGTEFAVRRRFRDVVTLADRLSETYRGFFIPVRPDKSTVESQVMQKQEFVEQRRVALEKYLRKLAAHPVIGRSEELRAFLEAKGRLPLARTTDVASRMLDGAVRLPRQLFGGEPEVTEVAQPAKGGRDLLRIFKELKQSVTIDWVGSKPLVVEEDKEFIERKDKLVDFEHHLSNVSQQAESLVKFQQDMGETVGELGLAFVKLTKFETEDAIFESQRVRAADMKNVATAAVKASRLYRELNTQTIKHLDKLHEYLGTMLAVNNAFSDRSSALLTVQTLSSELASLHSRVEKLEVASSKIFGGDKSRLRKIDELKEAIRVTENAKICADREYERIKENNRSELERIDQERNNDFQSMLRGFVVNQAGYAEKMAAVWEKLAEETAAYSRDSS; via the exons ATGCTTCTTAGGTTTGCTGGCACTGGAACCCATTCTTGGCCCCATCATCcctatcttatttttttttttaagcgAGTTGACTCACCTACAACACCGAGTCATATCTCGTTCACTTCTCCCTCACACTCTCACTCTCCTCCTTCTTCACCCTTCCCACACTATGATTTCGAATCGCTACGAAACCTCATAACAGGATCCTCCAAAATGATGAGTCACGATTTCAATGACGAACAACATCAGATTATGCACGCCTCTCAAGACGACGAAGTAATGGAGTCGCTGATCCTCGACGACGACGGCGACGACTACGTCCACCGTCAGAGCCACCGCCCTACGCCTCCGCATAGCCCTAATTCCCCTTTCAACTCGTTCCTCGACCCTCCCTCCTACGCCGATGCGATCTTCACCTCCTTCGATTCCAACGGCCACGACCAAGCCATTGACAAAACCCCCGCCCGATCTGGTTGCGAAGATTACCTCCACATCGTTGTCACCGATCCTCAGAAGGAGCAGGACCTTGCGACCTCCCTTGTCCCCGGTTCTGCCACCTTCTACACCTATCTCATCACCACACGCACCAACTTCCCCGAATTCGGCGGCGAAGGCACCGAATTCGCCGTCCGGAGGAGGTTCCGCGACGTGGTGACGCTCGCCGACCGGCTGTCTGAGACTTACCGTGGGTTCTTCATCCCGGTGAGGCCGGACAAGAGCACTGTGGAGAGCCAGGTGATGCAGAAGCAGGAGTTCGTGGAGCAGCGGCGCGTGGCGCTGGAGAAGTACCTCAGGAAGCTGGCGGCGCACCCGGTGATCGGGCGAAGCGAGGAGCTGAGAGCGTTTCTCGAGGCAAAGGGGCGGCTTCCACTGGCGAGGACCACCGATGTCGCATCGCGGATGCTCGACGGCGCCGTGAGGCTACCGAGGCAGCTGTTTGGGGGAGAGCCGGAGGTAACTGAGGTGGCTCAACCGGCTAAGGGCGGGAGGGACTTACTCAGGATTTTCAAGGAGTTGAAGCAGTCTGTTACCATTGATTGGGTTGGGAGCAAGCCCTTGGTTGTGGAGGAGGATAAGGAGTTTATCGAGAGGAAGGATAAGTTGGTGGACTTTGAGCACCATCTTAGCAATGTTTCTCAGCAG GCTGAATCCCTAGTCAAGTTTCAGCAAGACATGGGTGAAACAGTGGGTGAACTAGGGCTGGCTTTTGTAAAGCTAACTAAATTTGAGACAGAAGACGCCATATTTGAGTCTCAGAGGGTACGAGCTGCTGACATGAAAAATGTGGCAACTGCGGCTGTTAAAGCAAGTAGGTTATATAGAGAGCTGAATACACAGACAATCAAACATTTG GATAAATTACATGAATACCTTGGCACAATGCTAGCTGTGAACAATGCATTTTCTGACAGATCAAGTGCGTTGTTGACTGTTCAAACACTCTCATCAGAACTAGCTTCTTTACATTCGCGGGTGGAAAAGCTTGAGGTTGCTTCATCCAAAATATTTGGTGGAGACAAGTCTAGGTTGCGGAAAATTGACGAGTTAAAAGAAGCCATCAGAGTTACTGAGAATGCTAAAATTTGTGCTGATAGAGAGTATGAACGAATCAAG GAGAACAACAGGAGCGAACTTGAAAGAATTGACCAAGAGAGAAATAACGACTTTCAAAGCATGCTGCGAGGGTTTGTTGTCAATCAA GCAGGCTATGCGGAGAAGATGGCAGCTGTGTGGGAGAAGCTTGCGGAAGAAACAGCTGCTTACTCAAGAGACAGCAGCTAA